In Vidua chalybeata isolate OUT-0048 chromosome 5, bVidCha1 merged haplotype, whole genome shotgun sequence, one genomic interval encodes:
- the TEF gene encoding thyrotroph embryonic factor isoform X4, with the protein MSSCNTPGGPTALDFPEVLKSLLEYSLPWNNKMTDKEKEKIKLEEDEAAAASTMAVSASLMPPIWDKTIPYDGESFHLEYMDLDEFLLENGIPSSPTHLDLNQNPLLPVAELEGKESAGASTGSPASSSSTAVYQQSEAASSTESPPQNERNTPSPIDPDCVEVEVNFNPDPADLVLSSVPGGELFNPRKHKFTEEDLKPQPMIKKAKKVFVPDEQKDEKYWTRRKKNNVAAKRSRDARRLKENQITIRAAFLEKENTALRTEVAELRKEVGRCKNIVSKYETRYGPL; encoded by the exons ATGTCCAGCTGCAACACCCCTGGGGGCCCCACTGCCCTGGACTTTCCGGAAGTCCTGAAGTCCCTACTGGAGTATTCCTTGCCCTGGAACAACAAAATGACAG ataaagagaaggagaaaataaaacttgaagaagatgaggcagcagctgccagcactaTGGCAGTCTCAGCTTCCCTCATGCCACCCATTTGGGACAAGACAATTCCTTATGATGGAGAGTCTTTCCACCTGGAGTACATGGATCTGGATGAGTTTCTGCTGGAGAATGGAATTCCTTCCAGCCCTACTCACCTGGATTTGAACCAGAACCCACTCTTGCCTgtggctgagctggaagggaaggaatCTGCTGGTGCTTCCACTGGTTCTCCTGCATCATCCTCTTCCACTGCAGTTTACCAGCAATctgaagcagcctccagcacag AGTCCCCACCACAAAATGAGAGAAATACGCCCAGCCCCATTGATCCCGACTGCGTAGAAGTTGAGGTGAATTTTAACCCTGACCCTGCTGATTTAGTGCTGTCCAGTGTGCCTGGTGGTGAGCTCTTCAATCCTCGCAAACACAAGTTTACTGAAGAGGACCTGAAACCACAACCTATGATTAAAAAAGCCAAGAAGGTTTTTGTCCCGGATGAGCAAAAG GATGAAAAATACTGGACAAGGCGAAAGAAGAACAATGTGGCAGCAAAGCGTTCCCGTGATGCTCGGCGATTAAAGGAGAATCAGATCACAATTCGGGCAGCCTttcttgagaaagaaaatacagcccTGAGGACGGAGGTGGCAGAGCTGCGCAAGGAAGTGGGACGATGCAAGAACATTGTTTCTAAATACGAGACCAGATACGGACCCTTGTAA
- the TEF gene encoding thyrotroph embryonic factor isoform X2, whose translation MPGRAAHQEAAAAGGPEPTAAGGSAGAAAQQERRGLAGAFPLVLKKLMENPPREARLDKEKEKIKLEEDEAAAASTMAVSASLMPPIWDKTIPYDGESFHLEYMDLDEFLLENGIPSSPTHLDLNQNPLLPVAELEGKESAGASTGSPASSSSTAVYQQSEAASSTESPPQNERNTPSPIDPDCVEVEVNFNPDPADLVLSSVPGGELFNPRKHKFTEEDLKPQPMIKKAKKVFVPDEQKDEKYWTRRKKNNVAAKRSRDARRLKENQITIRAAFLEKENTALRTEVAELRKEVGRCKNIVSKYETRYGPL comes from the exons ATGCCCGGCCGCGCCGCGCACcaggaggcggcggcggcgggaggaccAGAGCCCACTGCAGCCGGAGGGAGCGCGGGGGCCGCCGCGCAGCAGGAGCGGCGGGGCCTGGCGGGCGCGTTCCCGCTGGTGCTGAAGAAGCTGATGGAGAACCCGCCGCGGGAGGCGCGCCTGG ataaagagaaggagaaaataaaacttgaagaagatgaggcagcagctgccagcactaTGGCAGTCTCAGCTTCCCTCATGCCACCCATTTGGGACAAGACAATTCCTTATGATGGAGAGTCTTTCCACCTGGAGTACATGGATCTGGATGAGTTTCTGCTGGAGAATGGAATTCCTTCCAGCCCTACTCACCTGGATTTGAACCAGAACCCACTCTTGCCTgtggctgagctggaagggaaggaatCTGCTGGTGCTTCCACTGGTTCTCCTGCATCATCCTCTTCCACTGCAGTTTACCAGCAATctgaagcagcctccagcacag AGTCCCCACCACAAAATGAGAGAAATACGCCCAGCCCCATTGATCCCGACTGCGTAGAAGTTGAGGTGAATTTTAACCCTGACCCTGCTGATTTAGTGCTGTCCAGTGTGCCTGGTGGTGAGCTCTTCAATCCTCGCAAACACAAGTTTACTGAAGAGGACCTGAAACCACAACCTATGATTAAAAAAGCCAAGAAGGTTTTTGTCCCGGATGAGCAAAAG GATGAAAAATACTGGACAAGGCGAAAGAAGAACAATGTGGCAGCAAAGCGTTCCCGTGATGCTCGGCGATTAAAGGAGAATCAGATCACAATTCGGGCAGCCTttcttgagaaagaaaatacagcccTGAGGACGGAGGTGGCAGAGCTGCGCAAGGAAGTGGGACGATGCAAGAACATTGTTTCTAAATACGAGACCAGATACGGACCCTTGTAA
- the TEF gene encoding thyrotroph embryonic factor isoform X3, translating into MSSCNTPGGPTALDFPEVLKSLLEYSLPWNNKMTDKEKEKIKLEEDEAAAASTMAVSASLMPPIWDKTIPYDGESFHLEYMDLDEFLLENGIPSSPTHLDLNQNPLLPVAELEGKESAGASTGSPASSSSTAVYQQSEAASSTESPPQNERNTPSPIDPDCVEVEVNFNPDPADLVLSSVPGGELFNPRKHKFTEEDLKPQPMIKKAKKVFVPDEQKDEKYWTRRKKNNVAAKRSRDARRLKENQITIRAAFLEKENTALRTEVAELRKEVGRCKNIVSKYETRYGPFDLSDSE; encoded by the exons ATGTCCAGCTGCAACACCCCTGGGGGCCCCACTGCCCTGGACTTTCCGGAAGTCCTGAAGTCCCTACTGGAGTATTCCTTGCCCTGGAACAACAAAATGACAG ataaagagaaggagaaaataaaacttgaagaagatgaggcagcagctgccagcactaTGGCAGTCTCAGCTTCCCTCATGCCACCCATTTGGGACAAGACAATTCCTTATGATGGAGAGTCTTTCCACCTGGAGTACATGGATCTGGATGAGTTTCTGCTGGAGAATGGAATTCCTTCCAGCCCTACTCACCTGGATTTGAACCAGAACCCACTCTTGCCTgtggctgagctggaagggaaggaatCTGCTGGTGCTTCCACTGGTTCTCCTGCATCATCCTCTTCCACTGCAGTTTACCAGCAATctgaagcagcctccagcacag AGTCCCCACCACAAAATGAGAGAAATACGCCCAGCCCCATTGATCCCGACTGCGTAGAAGTTGAGGTGAATTTTAACCCTGACCCTGCTGATTTAGTGCTGTCCAGTGTGCCTGGTGGTGAGCTCTTCAATCCTCGCAAACACAAGTTTACTGAAGAGGACCTGAAACCACAACCTATGATTAAAAAAGCCAAGAAGGTTTTTGTCCCGGATGAGCAAAAG GATGAAAAATACTGGACAAGGCGAAAGAAGAACAATGTGGCAGCAAAGCGTTCCCGTGATGCTCGGCGATTAAAGGAGAATCAGATCACAATTCGGGCAGCCTttcttgagaaagaaaatacagcccTGAGGACGGAGGTGGCAGAGCTGCGCAAGGAAGTGGGACGATGCAAGAACATTGTTTCTAAATACGAGACCAGATACGGACCCTT
- the TEF gene encoding thyrotroph embryonic factor isoform X1, translated as MPGRAAHQEAAAAGGPEPTAAGGSAGAAAQQERRGLAGAFPLVLKKLMENPPREARLDKEKEKIKLEEDEAAAASTMAVSASLMPPIWDKTIPYDGESFHLEYMDLDEFLLENGIPSSPTHLDLNQNPLLPVAELEGKESAGASTGSPASSSSTAVYQQSEAASSTESPPQNERNTPSPIDPDCVEVEVNFNPDPADLVLSSVPGGELFNPRKHKFTEEDLKPQPMIKKAKKVFVPDEQKDEKYWTRRKKNNVAAKRSRDARRLKENQITIRAAFLEKENTALRTEVAELRKEVGRCKNIVSKYETRYGPFDLSDSE; from the exons ATGCCCGGCCGCGCCGCGCACcaggaggcggcggcggcgggaggaccAGAGCCCACTGCAGCCGGAGGGAGCGCGGGGGCCGCCGCGCAGCAGGAGCGGCGGGGCCTGGCGGGCGCGTTCCCGCTGGTGCTGAAGAAGCTGATGGAGAACCCGCCGCGGGAGGCGCGCCTGG ataaagagaaggagaaaataaaacttgaagaagatgaggcagcagctgccagcactaTGGCAGTCTCAGCTTCCCTCATGCCACCCATTTGGGACAAGACAATTCCTTATGATGGAGAGTCTTTCCACCTGGAGTACATGGATCTGGATGAGTTTCTGCTGGAGAATGGAATTCCTTCCAGCCCTACTCACCTGGATTTGAACCAGAACCCACTCTTGCCTgtggctgagctggaagggaaggaatCTGCTGGTGCTTCCACTGGTTCTCCTGCATCATCCTCTTCCACTGCAGTTTACCAGCAATctgaagcagcctccagcacag AGTCCCCACCACAAAATGAGAGAAATACGCCCAGCCCCATTGATCCCGACTGCGTAGAAGTTGAGGTGAATTTTAACCCTGACCCTGCTGATTTAGTGCTGTCCAGTGTGCCTGGTGGTGAGCTCTTCAATCCTCGCAAACACAAGTTTACTGAAGAGGACCTGAAACCACAACCTATGATTAAAAAAGCCAAGAAGGTTTTTGTCCCGGATGAGCAAAAG GATGAAAAATACTGGACAAGGCGAAAGAAGAACAATGTGGCAGCAAAGCGTTCCCGTGATGCTCGGCGATTAAAGGAGAATCAGATCACAATTCGGGCAGCCTttcttgagaaagaaaatacagcccTGAGGACGGAGGTGGCAGAGCTGCGCAAGGAAGTGGGACGATGCAAGAACATTGTTTCTAAATACGAGACCAGATACGGACCCTT
- the LOC128787811 gene encoding uncharacterized protein LOC128787811 has product MGRERDFTAVLAWAGCWGKGGKAAFPNCHNHKKFLRFCKRPPCSSSKDAVLGFKLLNTRRSKYYQVRSREHRWILRSFSHRMNKFAEVSDAAATGFSCQQWLLFPRRDGLQQTCYTVLRAGKGRGVLRWDRPVCVQQSRGSESRGIPVCASRKKDIVLSGWQGKVGGNMVAVQYQMQLDPWFSSRLKLVMKAEQTSDHMSGGTQELHSHCCSN; this is encoded by the exons atgggcagggagagggacttcactgcagtgctggcatGGGCgggctgctgggggaagggaggaaaggcCGCCTTTCCAAATTGTCATAATCACAAGAAATTCTTGCGATTCTGCAAGCGGCCCCCTTGCTCTAGCAGCAAGGATGCCGTGCTGGGATTTAAGCTGCTGAACACACGAAGGAGCAAATATTACCAAGTTCGTTCTCGAGAGCACAGGTGGATACTGAGGAGCTTCTCCCACAGAATGAATAAATTCGCAGAAGTGTCAGATGCTGCAGCCACAGGCTTCTCCTGTCAGCAGTGGCTGCTCTTCCCTCGACGGGATGGGCTGCAGCAAACCTGCTATACAGTGCTGCGAGCCGGGAAAGGGAGGGGTGTGCTCCGCTGGGATAGGCCTGTCTGCGTCCAACAGAGCCGCGGGAGCGAGAGCAGAGGCATTCCCGTATgtgccagcagaaaaaaagacatcGTCCTCTCAG GCTGGCAAGGGAAAGTTGGTGGGAACATGGTAGCTGTCCAGTACCAGATGCAGCTGGACCCCTGGTTTAGTTCCAGGCTCAAACTTGTTATGAAAGCTGAACAAACATCTGACCACATGTCTGGAGGGACCCAAGAACttcacagccactgctgcagcaaCTGA